DNA sequence from the Pungitius pungitius chromosome 16, fPunPun2.1, whole genome shotgun sequence genome:
CAACTCCTACCAAATCCCTCAAATCTTCACTTAGAGCACATTACAGTTACTCATGGTTTGTGTATGTCGTCTCCCTCCTTTTGTCATCTCAGGAACAACAGAACGCGTCTGTCTGATACAGGGTACAGTCGAGGCTCTCAATGGTGTCCATAACTTTATCGCGGAGAAAGTCCGCGAGATGCCCCAGAGCGCCCAGAAACCCGAGCCGGTGAGCAtactgcagccacagaccaccGTCAACCCAGACCGCGTCAAACAGGTGAGATACTGCACACGAAGGTGTCCCCTGGGTAGTGGGGACACTCTGTTTATTCGTCATCTGCCTTACTTGTATTTGGGGCCATGACCCCGAGTCTGGTGAGGTCAATGTGAGAGTATGTGGTTATTTTTACCTACAATCTTTCATAGCAAGACAGAGCTGTGTGGCAGCTGCAGCCTAAACCCCTGGGATTAACAAATCGCTGAGTAAAGCGGGAGCTAGTACAGTACTCAGTGAGGGACGTCCCTCTTCATGCTGTTATACCTTCCCCCTGTTATGTTTTTAGTGCTacttctttctctgtctctacaGGCCAAATTGATAGTGCCCAATAGCACTGCTGGGCTGATCATTGGGAAGGGCGGAGCCACGGTCAAGGCGGTGATGGAGCAGTCAGGGGCTTGGGTGCAGCTCTCTCAGAAGCCAGAGGGCATCAACCTGCAAGAGCGGGTGGTGACCATCAGTGGGGAGCCAGAACAGAACCGCAAGGCCGTGGAGATCATAGTGCAGAAGATCCAGGAGGACCCTCAAAGCAGCAGCTGCCTCAACATCAGCTATTCCAACGTCTCGGGCCCCGTAGCCAACTCCAATCCCACCGGCTCCCCATATGCCAATACGGCCGAGGTGCTGCCCAAtgcagccgcagcagccgcCACCGCCTCCAGCCTTCTGGGCCAAGCCGGCTTGACGGGAATGGGCGGCTTCCCCGCAACCATGTCCAGCTTCTCTGGCAACGATCTGCTGGCCATCACCTCTGCCCTCAACACGCTGGCCAGCTACGGCTACAACACTAACACCCTAGGCCTGGGCCTCAACCCTGCAGCGGCTTCTGGGGTGCTAGCTGCGGTAGCAGCAAGCGCCAACCCGGCCGCTGCCGCCGCAGCCAACCTGCTGGCCTCCTACGCTAGTGATGCCTCTGGCAGTGCCAGCCACCATGCTGCAGGCCTCGGGGGGTTCTCACTTGGTTCTCTAGCAGCTGCCACAGGGGCTTCAAATGGTTACCTAAATGCTTCATCCCCACTGATGGCCTCCTCCCTATTGGCAACAGAGAAGCTGGGGGACGGCGCCAAGGACGTGGTTGAGATCGCTGTGCCCGAGAATCTGGTCGGCGCCATTTTGGGGAAAGGAGGGAAAACGCTGGTGGAGTACCAGGAGCTAACGGGAGCCCGCATCCAGATCTCCAAAAAAGGAGAATTCATCCCTGGCACTCGGAACCGTAAAGTTACCATAACAGGGTCTCCAGCCGCTACGCAAGCAGCGCAGTATCTCATCAGCCAACGGATCACTTACGAGCAGGGCGTGCGCGCTACCAACCCACAAAAGGTGGgctaaaaggaaaaagaagaggaaagaaggaaaggatgAAGACCGAGATAGAAGGAAATTGAGAGGGTCACGATGGATAGAAAAAAGAAACGTCCAAATATCTGTTCAATATTTCCGTATCAAATGAAAGAATCACaaaaggaggaggtgggggagacaACCAAGATAAGTGTGTGTGAtatgtgaatgtgtttttaggACTGACGTCCtgatgttttttaaaagtttgtgtAGAGTCCTTTTGACGATGGTGATCAGAGTAAGCTGAACTGGTCCACTGCCAAGCTGCAGATTCAAGGGTGAGGCCGCAGGGTTTCACCCTCCTCTAAAACCtcattgctgttgtttttctttctggctTTCGCTGGTTTTTAATTTCAGACGCAAACCTCAGCTCCCGGTGAGTTGAACGAGTCGGGTGATGCTTCAGCTGTTTTACAAACCTTGCTCTTTGTGTACAATGCGGATGGCGTTGTGAACAGGGGTGAGGTTTTATCACAAGCACCTGAGGTCACCTCCGTCTGCGGGGAAGCAATCTGCGCATTTCTTTAAAGAAGTCGTATCGTTGACGTCTGTTGAATTCTGGCTCACATTATAATTGAAGTTTCTAAATTTGGGTATTTTATATTTCCATCTTTAATTTATTGACATGGTCTCATTCAAACACAAGTAGATTATTTAAACCTGTGAATGCAGGTTGATCTGAATGTAAAAACAATATTAGCCTAttgctattttttatttacagggATCAAATATTGTGTTGCAGTGAAAGAAATGTATTACAAAAAAAGATACCTGGCCTGCACTTCACTGCTGCTGAGTATAGTTCAGGGGTTGAATAATCCATGTGAGAGGACAGAGGGGACACACAGGaatgtatgaatatatattttacacgAAACACATCCTCGATGATGCTCCCACAAAAAACGGAAGCACATTTGCATATTCAGTCACAGCTACTAACAAGGAAATATGTTGTTTGACCCTTTCTTGGTGCTATAGGATTAGGTTTATATCTCCTTATACCATGAAATTAGAACCCCTGGCGACTATTAAACTAAAAACAGCTGATGTGTCGTCCAGCCGTTAACAGCCCATTGGATTTCATCCAGCCTCTCACCAAATGAAAGGGATTCATTTCAGCCCGTCACGACAAAAAGCAACCCAGTCTTAATATCTCCAGTCCATCCTCCATCCCAAtgcagtttttattttcctaatcTTCAAAAAATTGACCACACTCCTCATTCAGTTTTCCTGACGATACGTTTGCCTTAGTCACACATTTCCCAAGAATTGACTTAAAGCTCATACTACCTTCAAGCAGTGTCTCACAAGTTCAGTCTGAACTACAAATGCGTTTTGATAAGAAAAGCTGTATGAACCAATATCTGTGAACAAAGAAACGAATGCCTTTACATTAAGGGTACCAAATAGTcaagagacacacactcacacactaatGAAAGGGAAGTAGAATGACACTTGAAATGAAGGGTTTGGACTCACTTTTTGTTCTGGGAGCCATCCCTCCCAATTTGCATgaagacaaaatgaataaaaaagatcCAGTTCACCCAGGCAGCCTGTTATCGTCCCCTAAAACACGTGAGCGCTCACTAAGTGCAGCGGTATTCAAACGCCACGCGATGTTTGGGCGTTGTCTTTACTGTTAAGGGCAATCGTTATGGACTGATAGTCCAGAGCCTTTCCCCAAACACTCGAAGATAAACTTGGCTTCCTTCTGTGCTGCTATCCATGGTGTTCATCCTGAGTACACT
Encoded proteins:
- the LOC119215630 gene encoding RNA-binding protein Nova-1 isoform X2, yielding MEEGEYFLKVLIPSYAAGSIIGKGGQTIVQLQKETGATIKLSKSKDFYPGTTERVCLIQGTVEALNGVHNFIAEKVREMPQSAQKPEPVSILQPQTTVNPDRVKQAKLIVPNSTAGLIIGKGGATVKAVMEQSGAWVQLSQKPEGINLQERVVTISGEPEQNRKAVEIIVQKIQEDPQSSSCLNISYSNVSGPVANSNPTGSPYANTAEVLPNAAAAAATASSLLGQAGLTGMGGFPATMSSFSGNDLLAITSALNTLASYGYNTNTLGLGLNPAAASGVLAAVAASANPAAAAAANLLASYASDASGSASHHAAGLGGFSLGSLAAATGASNGYLNASSPLMASSLLATEKLGDGAKDVVEIAVPENLVGAILGKGGKTLVEYQELTGARIQISKKGEFIPGTRNRKVTITGSPAATQAAQYLISQRITYEQGVRATNPQKVG
- the LOC119215630 gene encoding RNA-binding protein Nova-1 isoform X1 codes for the protein MMMMAGGGGAAVDLNGIYPNLQSLQQPPMDADSPDSRKRPLETPAEEAGCTKRTNTGEEGEYFLKVLIPSYAAGSIIGKGGQTIVQLQKETGATIKLSKSKDFYPGTTERVCLIQGTVEALNGVHNFIAEKVREMPQSAQKPEPVSILQPQTTVNPDRVKQAKLIVPNSTAGLIIGKGGATVKAVMEQSGAWVQLSQKPEGINLQERVVTISGEPEQNRKAVEIIVQKIQEDPQSSSCLNISYSNVSGPVANSNPTGSPYANTAEVLPNAAAAAATASSLLGQAGLTGMGGFPATMSSFSGNDLLAITSALNTLASYGYNTNTLGLGLNPAAASGVLAAVAASANPAAAAAANLLASYASDASGSASHHAAGLGGFSLGSLAAATGASNGYLNASSPLMASSLLATEKLGDGAKDVVEIAVPENLVGAILGKGGKTLVEYQELTGARIQISKKGEFIPGTRNRKVTITGSPAATQAAQYLISQRITYEQGVRATNPQKVG